In Oncorhynchus mykiss isolate Arlee chromosome 1, USDA_OmykA_1.1, whole genome shotgun sequence, the following proteins share a genomic window:
- the LOC118966685 gene encoding uncharacterized protein LOC118966685, producing the protein MDSPQDNVLIHFIPVNGNTQGHSDHQADNTNHNGNGDNGVDLGQSPGNLNARSGPQATGGLTSYSLIDMDLCESTEPALHLTPNLPPLSGLSPEVVVLQLQGDILDIRRTQQHLQTLIHDKLKCLREEQQQSAMEFRNSLSTLTHTLTELSESGRREITGAMDRQFHYQRNQLTATLQWRLQHHHTEVLKDVNSVFSPMVNTVDHLQTELSNCVKMLDDVSVDMAAIRHNSLHRVSLVSTSVQTTEGQAGTSEEPRQGHATATPCRMQSTMHPGVHFHCPITPSPSTSSIPPSSFVHGELSRCHVGAMPIKLQFPTFGKKDDSPDPLMYLERCRDFLALNPLADEELLATLRNVLHGTARDWWDVARLTTTSWADFEAKFSSAFLSEDYTDELADRVRNRVQSEKEGIRDFAYGYHSLCRRWKPGIEEEEVIKLILKNINPLLASQLRERVTTVDGLVRLGQQFERDRECQQQYDQRKKQTPKPLPKTDHQQQPESQAMTPLMFCWRCSQKGHSSATCPRPYHENPSRNHKSQQANTPNSLRRNDHPSLGALTRAEIPRVTAYAPPSTSPSFQFIPHQLVLPLSIGPWTGRAILDTGSSYTLLNEKLWKEVKGPQYNLKPWTEGPLYLADGEAKRPLGWSEVEFRLCNRSYMIPSVILQTKNLAFPVVLGIDFMYFSGVQIDIAHNCYWFPYNPSKKHFFQSEATKFHDWGSNVAVFSAVAPLPLTLDNPSDDLLLQAVRRAQLEHPEELRLLEQLQNNADVCTSRLGRTGLLKHKIFLTQEMPIKQKPYRLSPATLIIQKGLINDMLTQDIIERSSSPWAAPVVLIPKKTGGLRFCVDYRKTNNVFQTDAYPLPTIHEILESLSGAVVFTTLDLNSGYWQVEMDQESKDKTAFVCAEGLFSFKVMPFGLKNAPATFQRLMEIALGELKGKICFVYLDDIIIYSQNREQHFQDLQAVLDKLREAGLTVNMKKSNFCQTSLKFLGHIVSFDGIHVDPEKTKAVQDFPVPTTLKALQRFLGMAGWYHRFVSNFSQVAEPLNALKRKGVKFLWTAECQTSFETLKRHLVTPPILGHPNFDSPFVVYTDASDVGLGAVLVQQTGLGTEEVLAFASRTLNGAEWNYSTTEQECLAVVWALEKWRYYLEGRHFTVVTDHSSLVWVFKTNKPSTRLIRWALRLQEFTFAVEYRKGKYNTVPDALSRAPACDNGGPHFTCATVLSSSRDSPKTDFPISETIWKAQQDDPEVQALYQTILEDGEKMVNPTTKLTIMEDKVYRVWVELFSLRQATARTVSNILTKEILTRWGVPDYILSDRGSQFVSDLFEETCQRWNLRQKLTTAYHPQTNLTERVNRTLKTMIASYVGTQHKHWDKHLHEFRFALNSAVQESTGVTPAELNLSRPLRGPLDMVLQPQQITPDAACYDQVVHLHDLRALVSKNMTQARLKQKRNYDKNRRDMQFQLRDRLRSVSSRK; encoded by the exons ATGGATTCACCCCAAGATAATGTGCTCATCCATTTCATACCTGTCAATGGGAATACACAGGGCCATTCTGACCATCAAGCTGACAACACAAATCATAATGGGAATGGAGATAATGGAGTTGATTTGGGCCAGAGCCCTGGGAATCTGAATGCTCGGTCTGGACCACAGGCCACAGGCGGTCTAACCAGTTACTCACTTATTGACATGGATCTGTGTGAAAGTACTGAGCCAGCCCTCCATCTGACACCCAACCTTCCTCCATTGTCTGGTTTATCTCCAGAGGTTGTAGTTTTACAACTTCAAGGTGACATCCTTGATATTCGTCGGACTCaacaacatctccaaactctTATCCACGATAAATTAAAATGTCTGAGGGAAGAGCAACAACAGAGTGCCATGGAATTCAGAAACTCACTGAGCACTCtaacccacacactgacagagctcagtGAGAGTGGAAGACGGGAAATTACTGGTGCCATGGACAGGCAGTTTCACTACCAACGAAACCAACTCACTGCCACTCTCCAATGGCGCCTGCAACATCATCACACTGAGGTCCTCAAGGACGTTAATTCTGTTTTTTCTCCCATGGTTAACACTGTAGACCACTTGCAAACAGAGCTCTCTAATTGTGTTAAAATGTTGGATGACGTGTCTGTGGACATGGCCGCCATTAGGCACAACTCCTTACACAGAGTTTCTCTGGTGTCCACTTCTGTTCAGACCACTGAGGGCCAAGCTGGCACCTCTGAAGAGCCAAGACAAGGCCATGCTACAGCCACCCCTTGCAGGATGCAATCCACCATGCATCCTGGTGTTCATTTTCATTGTCCGATAACGCCCTCCCCCTCTACTTCCTCAATCCCTCCTAGCTCGTTTGTTCATGGTGAATTGAGTAGATGTCATGTGGGGGCGATGCCCATTAAATTGCAATTTCCCACCTTTGGGAAAAAAGATGACAGTCCGGATCCGCTAATGTACCTAGAAAGATGTCGTGACTTTCTTGCCCTCAATCCCCTGGCTGACGAAGAACTCCTTGCCACATTGAGGAATGTGTTGCATGGGACAGCTCGAGACTGGTGGGATGTGGCACGTCTCACCACTACCTCCTGGGCTGACTTTGAGGCCAAGTTTTCCTCTGCATTTCTGTCTGAGGACTACACAGATGAGCTGGCAGACAGAGTCAGGAATCGAGTGCAAAGCGAGAAAGAGGGTATCCGTGACTTTGCATACGGTTACCACTCCCTGTGCAGAAGGTGGAAACCTGGcattgaggaggaagaggtcattaAATTGATTTTGAAGAACATCAACCCACTACTAGCCAGTCAACTCCGAGAACGAGTCACCACTGTCGATGGACTGGTTCGCTTGGGACAGCAGtttgagagggacagagaatgccaacagcaatatgaccaaagaAAGAAACAGACACCCAAACCGTTACCCAAGACAGACCATCAACAACAGCCAGAGTCTCAAGCCATGACCCCTCTCATGTTCTGTTGGAGATGTAGCCAAAAGGGACATTCTTCAGCTACATGTCCAAGACCGTATCACGAAAACCCTTCCAGAAACCACAAATCACAACAGgccaacacacctaactctcttcGCAGGAATGACCATCCTTCTCTGGGTGCTTTAACCAGAGCTGAAATCCCAAGAGTCACTGCCTACGCCCCCCCATCGACATCCCCTTCCTTTCAGTTCATACCGCACCAACTGGTGTTACCCCTGTCCATAGGCCCATGGACAGGAAGAGCCATCCTGGACACCGGGTCATCCTACACACTGCTCAATGAGAAACTGTGGAAGGAGGTTAAAGGTCCGCAATACAACTTGAAGCCGTGGACAGAAGGTCCACTCTATCTGGCTGATGGTGAGGCTAAACGACCACTTGGATGGAGTGAGGTAGAGTTCCGCCTGTGTAACCGCTCCTATATGATTCCTTCGGTTATCCTACAAACCAAGAACCTTGCTTTTCCTGTCGTGTTGGGAATTGATTTCATGTACTTCAGTGGTGTCCAGATTGATATCGCACACAATTGCTACTGGTTTCCATACAATCCGAGCAAGAAGCATTTCTTCCAATCAGAAGCTACGAAGTTCCATGATTGGGGTTCAAATGTAGCAGTCTTCTCTGCCGTTGCTCCGTTACCACTAACCCTTGATAATCCTTCTGACGATCTCCTTTTACAGGCTGTAAGAAGAGCTCAGCTGGAACATCCAGAGGAGTTAAGGCTGTTGGAACAGCTGCAGAATAATGCTGATGTATGTACTTCAAGGCTAGGACGCACCGGGCTCCTGAAGCACAAAATATTCCTTACACAGGAAATGCCGATCAAGCAAAAGCCATATCGTTTGTCCCCAGCAACGCTAATCATCCAAAAGGGACTCATTAATGATATGTTAACACAAGATATAATAGAACGTTCCTCCTCtccttgggctgctcctgttgtcctCATCCCAAAAAAGACTGGTGGTCTCAGATTTTGTGTGGACTATAGGAAGACCAACAATGTTTTCCAGACTGATGCCTATCCTCTTCCTACCATCCACGAGATCCTGGAGTCATTGTCTGGCGCTGTTGTGTTCACTACCCTTGACCTCAATAGTGGTTATTGGCAAGTTGAGATGGACCAGGAAAGCAAGGACAAGACTGCTTTTGTCTGTGCTGAGGGCTTGTTTTCCTTTAAGGtgatgccttttggattaaagaATGCACCTGCCACTTTCCAAAGACTGATGGAGATTGCGTTAGGTGAGCTCAAAGGGAAGATCTGTTTCGTCTACCTGGACGATATAATTATCTACTCCCAGAACAGAGAACAACACTTTCAAGATCTTCAAGCAGTGTTGGACAAGCTAAGAGAAGCTGGTCTGACCGTGAATATGAAGAAGAGCAACTTCTGCCAAACTTCCCTGAAGTTCCTTGGCCATATTGTGTCTTTCGACGGCATTCATGTGGATCCTGAAAAGACCAAGGCGGTACAAGATTTTCCTGTGCCAACCACACTCAAGGCCCTTCAACGGTTCCTTGGGATGGCTGGATGGTACCATCGGTTTGTGTCAAACTTCTCCCAGGTGGCAGAACCCCTCAACGCGTTGAAGCGAAAAGGAGTGAAATTCCTATGGACGGCAGAGTGCCAGACATCCTTTGAAACCCTGAAACGACACCTCGTCACACCTCCCATTTTAGGTCATCCCAACTTTGATTCCCCTTTTGTTGTTTACACTGATGCAAGTGATGTTGGACTTGGTGCTGTCCTAGTCCAACAGACTGGACTTGGCACTGAAGAAGTGCTAGCGTTCGCCAGTCGGACATTGAATGGAGCAGAATGGAACTACTCCACAACCGAGCAAGAGTGCCTTGCAGTTGTCTGGGCTTTGGAAAAGTGGAGGTACTACCTGGAGGGAAGACACTTCACTGTGGTCACTGACCATTCCTCCCTTGTGTGGGTGTTCAAGACCAACAAACCAAGCACCAGACTCATAAGATGGGCTCTACGGTTGCAAGAGTTCACCTTTGCAGTAGAATACAGGAAAGGAAAATACAACACTGTTCCAGATGCCTTATCCAGGGCTCCTGCTTGTGATAACGGTGGCCCTCATTTTACATGTGCTACTGTCCTGTCAAGCAGTCGAGACTCGCCCAAAACAGACTTTCCCATCTCTGAGACCATATGGAAAGCCCAACAGGATGATCCAGAAGTACAGGCTTTGTACCAGACTATCCTGGAAGATGGAGAAAAGATGGTCAATCCTACCACAAAGCTGACCATCATGGAAGACAAAGTCTACCGTGTT TGGGTGGAACTCTTTTCCCTGCGTCAGGCCACAGCAAGGACCGTCTCTAACATCCTTACGAAAGAGATCCTGACTCGCTGGGGAGTGCCTGATTACATCCTGTCTGATCGAGGTTCCCAATTTGTCTCTGATCTCTTTGAGGAGACCTGCcaaagatggaacctgagacagAAGTTGACCACGGCCTATCACCCACAGACCAATCTCACTGAGAGAGTAAATCGAACCTTGAAGACAATGATTGCTTCCTATGTAGGGACCCAGCACAAACACTGGGACAAGCACCTTCACGAGTTTCGATTTGCCCTGAATTCTGCTGTGCAAGAGTCCACTGGAGTCACACCTGCAGAGCTGAACCTAAGTCGTCCCCTCCGAGGACCCTTGGATATGGTGCTACAGCCCCAGCAGATTACTCCAGACGCTGCTTGCTATGACCAGGTAGTCCATCTCCATGACTTGAGAGCTCTTGTCTCAAAGAACATGACCCAGGCTCGACTCAAGCAGAAGAGAAATTATGATAAGAACAGACGAGACATGCAGTTTCAGCTTCGTGATCGG CTGAGGAGTGTGAGCTCCAGAAAGTGA
- the LOC118966688 gene encoding uncharacterized protein LOC118966688, producing MDSPQDNVLIHFIPVNGNTQGHSDHQADNTNHNGNGDNGVDLGQSPGNLNARSGPQATGGLTSYSLIDMDLCESTEPALHLTPNLPPLSGLSPEVVVLQLQGDILDIRRTQQHLQTLIHDKLKCLREEQQQSAMEFRNSLSTLTHTLTELSESGRREITGAMDRQFHYQRNQLTATLQWRLQHHHTEVLKDVNSVFSPMVNTVDHLQTELSNCVKMLDDVSVDMAAIRHNSLHRVSLVSTSVQTTEGQAGTSEEPRQGHATATPCRMQSTMHPGVHFHCPITPSPSTSSIPPSSFVHGELSRCHVGAMPIKLQFPTFGKKDDSPDPLMYLERCRDFLALNPLADEELLATLRNVLHGTARDWWDVARLTTTSWADFEAKFSSAFLSEDYTDELADRVRNRVQSEKEGIRDFAYGYHSLCRRWKPGIEEEEVIKLILKNINPLLASQLRERVTTVDGLVRLGQQFERDRECQQQYDQRKKQTPKPLPKTDHQQQPESQAMTPLMFCWRCSQKGHSSATCPRPYHENPSRNHKSQQANTPNSLRRNDHPSLGALTRAEIPRVTAYAPPSTSPSFQFIPHQLVLPLSIGPWTGRAILDTGSSYTLLNEKLWKEVKGPQYNLKPWTEGPLYLADGEAKRPLGWSEVEFRLCNRSYMIPSVILQTKNLAFPVVLGIDFMYFSGVQIDIAHNCYWFPYNPSKKHFFQSEATKFHDWGSNVAVFSAVAPLPLTLDNPSDDLLLQAVRRAQLEHPEELRLLEQLQNNADVCTSRLGRTGLLKHKIFLTQEMPIKQKPYRLSPATLIIQKGLINDMLTQDIIERSSSPWAAPVVLIPKKTGGLRFCVDYRKTNNVFQTDAYPLPTIHEILESLSGAVVFTTLDLNSGYWQVEMDQESKDKTAFVCAEGLFSFKVMPFGLKNAPATFQRLMEIALGELKGKICFVYLDDIIIYSQNREQHFQDLQAVLDKLREAGLTVNMKKSNFCQTSLKFLGHIVSFDAIHVDPEKTKAVQDFPVPTTLKALQRFLGMAGWYHRFVSNFSQVAEPLNALKRKGVKFLWTAECQTSFETLKRHLVTPPILGHPNFDSPFVVYTDASDVGLGAVLVQQTGLGTEEVLAFASRTLNGAEWNYSTTEQECLAVVWALEKWRYYLEGRHFTVVTDHSSLVWVFKTNKPSTRLIRWALRLQEFTFAVEYRKGKYNTVPDALSRAPACDNGGPHFTCATVLSSSRDSPKTDFPISETIWKAQQDDPEVQALYQTILEDGEKMVNPTTKLTIMEDKVYRVWVELFSLRQATARTVSNILTKEILTRWGVPDYILSDRGSQFVSDLFEETCQRWNLRQKLTTAYHPQTNLTERVNRTLKTMIASYVGTQHKHWDKHLHEFRFALNSAVQESTGVTPAELNLSRPLRGPLDMVLQPQQITPDAACYDQVVHLHDLRALVSKNMTQARLKQKRNYDKNRRDMQFQLRDRVWLRSHPYSKAEQFFSAKLAPKWQGPYRIVEHMGPLNYRVVKEDTGEDMRVVHVSRLKAC from the exons ATGGATTCACCCCAAGATAATGTGCTCATCCATTTCATACCTGTCAATGGGAATACACAGGGCCATTCTGACCATCAAGCTGACAACACAAATCATAATGGGAATGGAGATAATGGAGTTGATTTGGGCCAGAGCCCTGGGAATCTGAATGCTCGGTCTGGACCACAGGCCACAGGCGGTCTAACCAGTTACTCACTTATTGACATGGATCTGTGTGAAAGTACTGAGCCAGCCCTCCATCTGACACCCAACCTTCCTCCATTGTCTGGTTTATCTCCAGAGGTTGTAGTTTTACAACTTCAAGGTGACATCCTTGATATTCGTCGGACTCaacaacatctccaaactctTATCCACGATAAATTAAAATGTCTGAGGGAAGAGCAACAACAGAGTGCCATGGAATTCAGAAACTCACTGAGCACTCtaacccacacactgacagagctcagtGAGAGTGGAAGACGGGAAATTACTGGTGCCATGGACAGGCAGTTTCACTACCAACGAAACCAACTCACTGCCACTCTCCAATGGCGCCTGCAACATCATCACACTGAGGTCCTCAAGGACGTTAATTCTGTTTTTTCTCCCATGGTTAACACTGTAGACCACTTGCAAACAGAGCTCTCTAATTGTGTTAAAATGTTGGATGACGTGTCTGTGGACATGGCCGCCATTAGGCACAACTCCTTACACAGAGTTTCTCTGGTGTCCACTTCTGTTCAGACCACTGAGGGCCAAGCTGGCACCTCTGAAGAGCCAAGACAAGGCCATGCTACAGCCACCCCTTGCAGGATGCAATCCACCATGCATCCTGGTGTTCATTTTCATTGTCCGATAACGCCCTCCCCCTCTACTTCCTCAATCCCTCCTAGCTCGTTTGTTCATGGTGAATTGAGTAGATGTCATGTGGGGGCGATGCCCATTAAATTGCAATTTCCCACCTTTGGGAAAAAAGATGACAGTCCGGATCCGCTAATGTACCTAGAAAGATGTCGTGACTTTCTTGCCCTCAATCCCCTGGCTGACGAAGAACTCCTTGCCACATTGAGGAATGTGTTGCATGGGACAGCTCGAGACTGGTGGGATGTGGCACGTCTCACCACTACCTCCTGGGCTGACTTTGAGGCCAAGTTTTCCTCTGCATTTCTGTCTGAGGACTACACAGATGAGCTGGCAGACAGAGTCAGGAATCGAGTGCAAAGCGAGAAAGAGGGTATCCGTGACTTTGCATACGGTTACCACTCCCTGTGCAGAAGGTGGAAACCTGGcattgaggaggaagaggtcattaAATTGATTTTGAAGAACATCAACCCACTACTAGCCAGTCAACTCCGAGAACGAGTCACCACTGTCGATGGACTGGTTCGCTTGGGACAGCAGtttgagagggacagagaatgccaacagcaatatgaccaaagaAAGAAACAGACACCCAAACCGTTACCCAAGACAGACCATCAACAACAGCCAGAGTCTCAAGCCATGACCCCTCTCATGTTCTGTTGGAGATGTAGCCAAAAGGGACATTCTTCAGCTACATGTCCAAGACCGTATCACGAAAACCCTTCCAGAAACCACAAATCACAACAGgccaacacacctaactctcttcGCAGGAATGACCATCCTTCTCTGGGTGCTTTAACCAGAGCTGAAATCCCAAGAGTCACTGCCTACGCCCCCCCATCGACATCCCCTTCCTTTCAGTTCATACCGCACCAACTGGTGTTACCCCTGTCCATAGGCCCATGGACAGGAAGAGCCATCCTGGACACCGGGTCATCCTACACACTGCTCAATGAGAAACTGTGGAAGGAGGTTAAAGGTCCGCAATACAACTTGAAGCCGTGGACAGAAGGTCCACTCTATCTGGCTGATGGTGAGGCTAAACGACCACTTGGATGGAGTGAGGTAGAGTTCCGCCTGTGTAACCGCTCCTATATGATTCCTTCGGTTATCCTACAAACCAAGAACCTTGCTTTTCCTGTCGTGTTGGGAATTGATTTCATGTACTTCAGTGGTGTCCAGATTGATATCGCACACAATTGCTACTGGTTTCCATACAATCCGAGCAAGAAGCATTTCTTCCAATCAGAAGCTACGAAGTTCCATGATTGGGGTTCAAATGTAGCAGTCTTCTCTGCCGTTGCTCCGTTACCACTAACCCTTGATAATCCTTCTGACGATCTCCTTTTACAGGCTGTAAGAAGAGCTCAGCTGGAACATCCAGAGGAGTTAAGGCTGTTGGAACAGCTGCAGAATAATGCTGATGTATGTACTTCAAGGCTAGGACGCACCGGGCTCCTGAAGCACAAAATATTCCTTACACAGGAAATGCCGATCAAGCAAAAGCCATATCGTTTGTCCCCAGCAACGCTAATCATCCAAAAGGGACTCATTAATGATATGTTAACACAAGATATAATAGAACGTTCCTCCTCtccttgggctgctcctgttgtcctCATCCCAAAAAAGACTGGTGGTCTCAGATTTTGTGTGGACTATAGGAAGACCAACAATGTTTTCCAGACTGATGCCTATCCTCTTCCTACCATCCACGAGATCCTGGAGTCATTGTCTGGCGCTGTTGTGTTCACTACCCTTGACCTCAATAGTGGTTATTGGCAAGTTGAGATGGACCAGGAAAGCAAGGACAAGACTGCTTTTGTCTGTGCTGAGGGCTTGTTTTCCTTTAAGGtgatgccttttggattaaagaATGCACCTGCCACTTTCCAAAGACTGATGGAGATTGCGTTAGGTGAGCTCAAAGGGAAGATCTGTTTCGTCTACCTGGACGATATAATTATCTACTCCCAGAACAGAGAACAACACTTTCAAGATCTTCAAGCAGTGTTGGACAAGCTAAGAGAAGCTGGTCTGACCGTGAATATGAAGAAGAGCAACTTCTGCCAAACTTCCCTGAAGTTCCTTGGCCATATTGTGTCTTTCGACGCCATTCATGTGGATCCTGAAAAGACCAAGGCGGTACAAGATTTTCCTGTGCCAACCACACTCAAGGCCCTTCAACGGTTCCTTGGGATGGCTGGATGGTACCATCGGTTTGTGTCAAACTTCTCCCAGGTGGCAGAACCCCTCAACGCGTTGAAGCGAAAAGGAGTGAAATTCCTATGGACGGCAGAGTGCCAGACATCCTTTGAAACCCTGAAACGACACCTCGTCACACCTCCCATTTTAGGTCATCCCAACTTTGATTCCCCTTTTGTTGTTTACACTGATGCAAGTGATGTTGGACTTGGTGCTGTCCTAGTCCAACAGACTGGACTTGGCACTGAAGAAGTGCTAGCGTTCGCCAGTCGGACATTGAATGGAGCAGAATGGAACTACTCCACAACCGAGCAAGAGTGCCTTGCAGTTGTCTGGGCTTTGGAAAAGTGGAGGTACTACCTGGAGGGAAGACACTTCACTGTGGTCACTGACCATTCCTCCCTTGTGTGGGTGTTCAAGACCAACAAACCAAGCACCAGACTCATAAGATGGGCTCTACGGTTGCAAGAGTTCACCTTTGCAGTAGAATACAGGAAAGGAAAATACAACACTGTTCCAGATGCCTTATCCAGGGCTCCTGCTTGTGATAACGGTGGCCCTCATTTTACATGTGCTACTGTCCTGTCAAGCAGTCGAGACTCGCCCAAAACAGACTTTCCCATCTCTGAGACCATATGGAAAGCCCAACAGGATGATCCAGAAGTACAGGCTTTGTACCAGACTATCCTGGAAGATGGAGAAAAGATGGTCAATCCTACCACAAAGCTGACCATCATGGAAGACAAAGTCTACCGTGTT TGGGTGGAACTCTTTTCCCTGCGTCAGGCCACAGCAAGGACCGTCTCTAACATCCTTACGAAAGAGATCCTGACTCGCTGGGGAGTGCCTGATTACATCCTGTCTGATCGAGGTTCCCAATTTGTCTCTGATCTCTTTGAGGAGACCTGCcaaagatggaacctgagacagAAGTTGACCACGGCCTATCACCCACAGACCAATCTCACTGAGAGAGTAAATCGAACCTTGAAGACAATGATTGCTTCCTATGTAGGGACCCAGCACAAACACTGGGACAAGCACCTTCACGAGTTTCGATTTGCCCTGAATTCTGCTGTGCAAGAGTCCACTGGAGTCACACCTGCAGAGCTGAACCTAAGTCGTCCCCTCCGAGGACCCTTGGATATGGTGCTACAGCCCCAGCAGATTACTCCAGACGCTGCTTGCTATGACCAGGTAGTCCATCTCCATGACTTGAGAGCTCTTGTCTCAAAGAACATGACCCAGGCTCGACTCAAGCAGAAGAGAAATTATGATAAGAACAGACGAGACATGCAGTTTCAGCTTCGTGATCGGGTGTGGCTTCGCTCTCATCCTTACTCGAAAGCTGAACAATTCTTCTCTGCCAAGCTCGCTCCTAAATGGCAAGGACCATATAGGATTGTGGAGCATATGGGCCCTTTGAACTACCGAGTGGTGAAAGAGGACACAGGTGAAGATATGCGCGTTGTCCATGTCTCACGCCTTAAGGCCTGTTAA